AGTTAATAGAAAAAATGAAGGCACAAGCTATTAAAAACAATGAACTTCATGAAATGGAAAATGTGGAAGAAATAACAAAAGATGATTCAGAATACCGCTTCACCGTTAAAACCGATAAAGACCAATATCAAACTAAATCTATTATATTGGCAACTGGAAGCTCCCGTAAGCAATTAAATGTAAAAGGTGAAGATGAATTTAAAGGAAAAGGTGTAAGCTATTGTGCAACCTGTGACGGATTCTTCTTTGCTGGAAGGGACATAATCATTGTAGGGGGCGGAAACAGCGCACTTCAAGAAGCAATTTACCTTAAAAATCTAGGAGCCAATGTTACAATCATTCACAGAGGAGATGAATTTAGAGCTCAGAAACAATTAAAGGATCAAATTAAAGAGTCAGGTATAAATTTTATCCTTAATGCAGTTGTAGAAGAAATCAAAGGTGATATTCTTGTTGAATCAGTTACTATAAAAGATACGCAAACCGGTGCGTTAATGAATCTTCCAACTAATGGAATATTTGTAAGCGTAGGTTATATTCCCCATACTGAACTTGCAGAACAACTAGATGTTCAACTAAATGAAACAGGACATATACTCACTGATAAAAATCAAAAAACTAATATTGACTATGTTTATGCTATTGGTGATGTATGTGTTGGATTAAAACAATGGGTTGTTGCATGTGGTGAAGGTGCGGTTGCTGCAACTTCCGTGTTTCTAGACCTTCAAAATTAATTATAATGGCTTTGCAAGTATATGTAAATAAAGAATGCTATAATTAATACAACAAATAAAGGCAATAACCACATAAATACCTGAAGTAATAAAACAAAGCTATTAATATTGCAACTATAATAAATATTAAATCTCTAAGTTCCATGTAATACAAATATATTAACGGTAATATATAAAGTTTAATGAATTATCATCACACTCTCTTTCAAAAACTTTTGTGATAAATAGTTTTTTCGATTAATCTATTCATTTGAAATTTTCAAAATAACTGATTGATTAGCTTTAAATTATAAAATAACTCCAAATATTAAGAAAAAGTTTTTAATAAAAAACTTGCAGATATTTAAATCACCTAAGTTTTTGAAATAGCCAATGCTCAATAAACTATATATAAATACAAACACCAAAAATAATATCATTATATTTTGATGGAGTATAACATGACAATTTTAGTGATTAATAATAAAGGCCAATATAATCATAGAATTCAGAGAAGTTTGCAATACCTCAATATCCCGTCTGAAATAGTTTCAAACACTCTTTCAATAGAAGAAATTGAAGCTAAAAATCCAACTGGATTAATTTTAGGTGGAGGTCCGTCTCTTGAAGATGCTGGAAATAGTGAGGAATACATTAAGCATTTTGACACTCCGATTTTAGGAATTTGTTTAGGCCACCAATTAAT
This region of Methanobrevibacter sp. V74 genomic DNA includes:
- the trxB gene encoding thioredoxin-disulfide reductase, encoding MEKYDIIIIGAGPGGLTAGIYAGRQGTKNLIIDKDMAGGIGREVPEMENYPGFDNISGLELIEKMKAQAIKNNELHEMENVEEITKDDSEYRFTVKTDKDQYQTKSIILATGSSRKQLNVKGEDEFKGKGVSYCATCDGFFFAGRDIIIVGGGNSALQEAIYLKNLGANVTIIHRGDEFRAQKQLKDQIKESGINFILNAVVEEIKGDILVESVTIKDTQTGALMNLPTNGIFVSVGYIPHTELAEQLDVQLNETGHILTDKNQKTNIDYVYAIGDVCVGLKQWVVACGEGAVAATSVFLDLQN